The Kitasatospora sp. NBC_00374 genome has a segment encoding these proteins:
- a CDS encoding MbtH family protein: MTNPFDDQDGTFLVLVNDENQHSLWPQFADVPDGWTVAHGPDTHADCLEYVEGAWTDMRPKSLADAMDAQR, encoded by the coding sequence ATGACCAACCCCTTCGACGACCAGGACGGCACCTTCCTCGTCCTCGTCAACGACGAGAACCAGCACTCGCTCTGGCCGCAGTTCGCCGACGTCCCGGACGGCTGGACCGTCGCCCACGGCCCGGACACCCACGCCGACTGCCTGGAGTACGTCGAGGGGGCCTGGACCGACATGCGGCCCAAGAGCCTCGCGGACGCCATGGACGCCCAGCGGTAG
- a CDS encoding cytochrome P450 yields MTSTDTLDGARDTVGPARPDDLAAALLTPEARRDPYPLYARMRREDPVHRSAQGTWYLTRHADVEAALGDLRLSNDRDRMTRAYTALGGDLKAFSRLTDRLGRVMTNTDPPDHARLRRLANKAFTARRVEALRDGVQRIVDRLIDEAVAAGPTTDLIEAVASPLPMSVVCELFGIPDEDRPQVKDWFHRFGRLAEDIDKSEAAIEQYEEYLSGLIRQRRRAPGDDLISALVATQTQDDRLTDSELLSTCFVLITAGDETTTHLIGNGVLALLRHPDQLARLRADPGLIRGAIEESARYDTVTQAIVRVVAQDLEIGGRTLREGELAYLFLGATNRDPERFEDPDRLDLSRPGNRHLSFGHGPHFCLGGPLAKLQAEVAVGTLVRRLPELRLADGAELDWRPNPLQRRLCALPIAY; encoded by the coding sequence ATGACCTCCACCGACACCCTGGACGGGGCCCGCGACACCGTGGGCCCCGCCCGGCCGGACGACCTCGCCGCGGCCCTGCTCACCCCCGAGGCCCGGCGCGACCCGTACCCGCTCTACGCCCGCATGCGGCGCGAGGACCCGGTCCACCGCAGCGCCCAGGGCACCTGGTACCTCACCCGGCACGCCGACGTCGAGGCCGCGCTGGGCGACCTGCGGCTGTCCAACGACCGGGACAGGATGACCCGCGCCTACACCGCGCTCGGCGGCGACCTCAAGGCCTTCAGCCGGCTCACCGACCGGCTCGGCCGGGTGATGACCAACACCGATCCGCCGGACCACGCCCGGCTGCGCAGACTGGCCAACAAGGCCTTCACCGCCCGGCGCGTCGAAGCCCTGCGCGACGGTGTCCAGCGGATCGTCGACCGGCTCATCGACGAGGCGGTCGCGGCCGGACCGACCACGGACCTGATCGAGGCAGTCGCCTCCCCGCTGCCGATGTCCGTCGTCTGCGAGCTCTTCGGCATCCCCGACGAGGACCGGCCCCAGGTCAAGGACTGGTTCCACCGCTTCGGCCGGCTGGCCGAGGACATCGACAAGTCCGAGGCGGCGATCGAGCAGTACGAGGAGTACCTGTCCGGGCTCATCCGGCAGCGCCGGCGCGCACCGGGCGACGACCTGATCAGCGCACTGGTCGCCACCCAGACGCAGGACGACCGGCTCACCGACTCCGAACTGCTGTCCACCTGCTTCGTCCTGATCACCGCCGGCGACGAGACCACCACCCACCTGATCGGCAACGGCGTGCTCGCCCTGCTGCGCCACCCGGACCAGCTGGCCCGGCTGCGCGCGGACCCGGGCCTGATCCGCGGCGCCATCGAGGAGTCGGCCCGCTACGACACGGTGACCCAGGCCATCGTCCGGGTCGTCGCGCAGGACCTGGAGATCGGCGGACGGACGCTGCGGGAGGGCGAGTTGGCGTACCTGTTCCTCGGTGCGACCAACCGCGACCCCGAACGCTTCGAGGACCCCGACCGGCTCGACCTGTCCCGCCCCGGCAACCGGCACCTGAGCTTCGGCCACGGCCCGCACTTCTGCCTCGGCGGCCCACTGGCCAAGCTCCAGGCGGAGGTCGCCGTCGGCACGCTGGTGCGCCGGCTGCCGGAGCTGCGGCTGGCCGACGGGGCGGAGCTGGACTGGCGGCCCAACCCGCTGCAACGGCGGCTGTGCGCCCTCCCGATCGCCTACTGA
- a CDS encoding SRPBCC domain-containing protein codes for MAREFEVRREQDLPATPEQVWDAVATGAGNLGWLYPMEIEPHVGGKATRGDATVVAWEPPRHLAVRATQDGGFSNTLSYHIEPADAGTSRLRMGIHWVHTGVVDEAWAWDAKTDAAEKHVDFYQHGLAEYLRHFAGRPAVYVRAQLPEPTADPADFAALRRRLGLADDAAVGDRFTLLSPDPDHDPVAVVVDWLSADFLGLRGADALYRFFNGSTWNVPIWLGHHLFAEDTDEQQATKAWTAWLNDTQTREL; via the coding sequence ATGGCCCGAGAGTTCGAGGTCCGCCGGGAACAGGACCTGCCCGCCACGCCCGAGCAGGTCTGGGACGCGGTGGCCACCGGCGCCGGCAACCTGGGCTGGCTCTACCCGATGGAGATCGAGCCGCACGTCGGCGGAAAGGCCACCCGGGGCGATGCCACCGTCGTGGCCTGGGAGCCGCCGCGGCACCTCGCCGTCCGGGCGACCCAGGACGGCGGGTTCTCCAACACCCTCAGTTACCACATCGAGCCGGCCGATGCCGGAACGAGCCGCCTGCGGATGGGAATCCACTGGGTGCACACGGGCGTTGTGGACGAGGCCTGGGCCTGGGACGCCAAGACGGACGCGGCCGAGAAGCACGTCGACTTCTACCAGCACGGCCTCGCCGAGTACCTCCGGCACTTCGCCGGCCGCCCCGCCGTCTACGTCAGGGCCCAGCTCCCCGAACCCACCGCCGACCCGGCCGACTTCGCCGCCCTGCGCCGACGCCTCGGCCTCGCCGACGACGCGGCCGTCGGCGACCGGTTCACGCTCCTCTCCCCCGACCCGGACCACGACCCCGTGGCGGTGGTCGTCGACTGGCTCAGCGCCGACTTCCTCGGCCTGCGCGGCGCGGACGCCCTGTACCGCTTCTTCAACGGCAGCACCTGGAACGTGCCGATCTGGCTCGGCCACCACCTGTTCGCCGAGGACACCGACGAGCAGCAGGCCACCAAGGCGTGGACGGCCTGGCTCAACGACACCCAGACCCGGGAGCTCTGA
- a CDS encoding glutamate decarboxylase, with amino-acid sequence MSKSETAALFGNRFLTAPAPSDTFPEDGMTATDAMRLVDADLAMEGDPQRNLATFVTTWMEPEAQRIIAENLHRNFIDHAEYPISAEIEQRCVRMLADLFHAPGKTAGCRTQGSSEAIMLGALSLKWKWRERRQAAGLSVERPNLVFGGDVHVVWEKFCRYFDVEPRIVPLAEDKYTIGPEDVEPHLDENTIGVVAVVGTTFTGHMDDVVGIDKLLREIRTKRDLDIPIHVDGASGGFVWPFLYPDSKWDFRLEQVRSINVSGHKYGLVYPGIGWLVFREESDLAKDLVFYENYLGKTDATFTLNFSTGASMVLAQYYNFVRLGRQGYTYVMEMMQANARALADNLRGSGRFEVIGSDLEQLPLVAFRLAGKHSYDESDIAWQLSAERGWMVPAYTLPPNAQRVKILRALAKETLSREQIDRLTQDIADACATLDHKGAAHDVERAQTKRGTGY; translated from the coding sequence ATGAGCAAGAGTGAGACCGCGGCCCTGTTCGGCAACCGATTCCTGACCGCACCTGCTCCCTCGGATACCTTTCCCGAGGACGGCATGACCGCGACGGACGCCATGAGGCTGGTGGACGCGGACCTCGCCATGGAGGGCGACCCCCAGCGCAACCTCGCGACGTTCGTCACCACCTGGATGGAGCCGGAGGCGCAGCGGATCATCGCGGAGAACCTCCACCGCAATTTCATCGACCACGCGGAGTACCCCATCTCCGCCGAGATCGAGCAGCGTTGCGTGCGTATGCTCGCCGACCTCTTCCACGCGCCGGGGAAGACCGCCGGGTGTCGGACCCAGGGTTCGTCCGAGGCGATCATGCTCGGTGCGTTGTCGCTGAAGTGGAAGTGGCGGGAGCGGCGGCAGGCGGCCGGCCTGTCGGTGGAGCGGCCCAATCTGGTCTTCGGCGGTGATGTCCATGTGGTGTGGGAGAAGTTCTGCCGCTACTTCGACGTGGAGCCGCGGATCGTGCCGCTTGCCGAGGACAAGTACACGATCGGCCCGGAGGATGTGGAGCCGCACCTCGACGAGAACACGATCGGTGTCGTCGCCGTTGTCGGTACCACGTTCACCGGCCACATGGACGACGTCGTCGGCATCGACAAGCTTCTGCGGGAGATCCGCACGAAGCGGGACCTCGACATTCCGATCCATGTGGACGGCGCCAGCGGCGGCTTCGTGTGGCCGTTCCTCTATCCCGATTCGAAGTGGGACTTCCGGCTCGAGCAGGTTCGTTCGATCAACGTCTCGGGGCACAAGTACGGCCTGGTCTACCCCGGCATCGGCTGGCTGGTCTTCCGCGAGGAGTCCGACCTGGCCAAGGACCTCGTGTTCTACGAGAACTACTTGGGCAAGACCGACGCGACGTTCACGCTGAACTTCTCGACCGGCGCGTCGATGGTGCTCGCGCAGTACTACAACTTCGTGCGGCTGGGCCGCCAGGGCTACACGTACGTCATGGAGATGATGCAGGCGAACGCCCGCGCGTTGGCGGACAACCTGCGTGGCAGCGGCCGGTTCGAAGTGATCGGCAGCGATCTCGAGCAGCTGCCGCTGGTCGCTTTCCGCCTCGCCGGCAAGCACTCCTACGACGAGTCGGACATCGCCTGGCAGCTCTCGGCCGAGCGCGGCTGGATGGTGCCGGCGTACACGCTCCCGCCCAACGCGCAGCGGGTGAAGATCCTGCGTGCCCTGGCCAAGGAGACCTTGAGCCGCGAGCAGATCGACCGCCTGACACAGGACATCGCCGACGCGTGTGCCACCTTGGACCACAAGGGTGCGGCCCACGACGTCGAGCGGGCCCAGACCAAGCGCGGCACCGGCTACTGA
- a CDS encoding arylsulfatase: MSQSSWSEYKPGSSFPGVIGRTTQESVPAWPQPVRAVPGAPNVVFIVLDDTGFGQFGCYGSPIETPNLDGLAAGGLLYSNMHTTALCSPSRSCIVTGRNHHANGMAAITELATGFPGYNGQIPFENGFLSEMLLQHGYNTYMVGKWHLMPSEQESAAGPYDRWPLGRGFERFYGFLGGDSSQWYPDLVYDNHQVEQPATPEEGYHLTEDLAQRAMSFIADAKQVAPDKPFYLHLCPGATHAPHHVPKEWADRYRGRFDDGWDAYRDHTFDRQKQLGIVPPDAELSAHDPDVPAWESLTPGARRLATRMMEVYAGFLSHTDHQIGRLLDFLKETGEFDNTLVMVVSDNGASAEGGVTGTTNELQFFNNAPESLEESLARIDEIGGPTTFNHYPWGWTWAGNTPFRRWKRETYRGGVSDPFLVHWPAGIKARGEIRHQFAHIIDMVPTVLDVLGIEPPATIRGVTQSPLHGVSFAHTFDDPAAPTRHRTQYYEMFGHRAIDHDGWRAVCPWPGPNFAEAERPFGTPITMADLDDLDAHHWELYHVEEDVAETTNLAEEHRSKLIEMIALWYVEAGRYNVLPIDGSALERLMLERPQITEDRTSYTFRPDTQVLPAAVAPRVLNRPHSVTADVEIPPGGAEGVLLCQGTNAGGWTLYVKDNHLHYAHNYVQRTLHHVASTEPLPEGRHALRFEFEPTGAPDIAHGKGAPGRAQLYVDGRLVGETEMPFTTPVAFNPGGMCCGANPGSAVTPDYRAPFRFSGTLHSVTVDMSGDLIVDAPSEMRMHMARQ, encoded by the coding sequence ATGTCGCAGTCGTCGTGGAGCGAGTACAAGCCGGGGAGTTCCTTCCCGGGGGTGATCGGCCGGACCACGCAGGAGTCGGTTCCGGCGTGGCCGCAGCCGGTGCGGGCGGTGCCGGGTGCACCGAACGTGGTGTTCATCGTGTTGGACGACACCGGGTTCGGGCAGTTCGGCTGTTACGGCAGCCCGATCGAGACGCCGAACCTGGACGGGCTGGCAGCGGGCGGGCTGCTCTACAGCAACATGCACACCACCGCGTTGTGCTCGCCGTCGCGCTCGTGCATCGTGACGGGCCGTAATCACCACGCGAACGGCATGGCGGCGATCACGGAGCTCGCCACCGGGTTTCCCGGGTACAACGGGCAGATCCCGTTCGAGAACGGGTTCCTGTCGGAGATGCTGCTCCAGCACGGCTACAACACGTACATGGTCGGCAAGTGGCACCTGATGCCCTCGGAGCAGGAGTCGGCTGCGGGGCCGTACGACCGGTGGCCGCTGGGGCGCGGCTTCGAGCGGTTCTACGGCTTCCTCGGCGGGGACTCCAGTCAGTGGTACCCGGACCTGGTGTACGACAACCACCAGGTCGAGCAGCCGGCGACGCCGGAGGAGGGCTACCACCTGACCGAGGACCTGGCCCAGCGGGCGATGTCGTTCATCGCGGACGCCAAGCAGGTCGCCCCGGACAAGCCGTTCTACCTGCACCTGTGCCCTGGCGCGACGCACGCCCCGCACCACGTGCCGAAGGAGTGGGCGGACCGCTACCGGGGCCGGTTCGACGACGGCTGGGACGCCTACCGCGACCACACCTTCGACCGGCAGAAGCAGCTCGGCATCGTGCCGCCGGACGCCGAGCTGTCCGCGCACGACCCGGACGTGCCGGCGTGGGAGTCGCTGACGCCCGGCGCACGGCGGCTGGCCACGCGGATGATGGAGGTCTACGCCGGGTTCCTGTCGCACACCGATCACCAGATCGGGCGGCTGCTGGACTTCCTGAAGGAGACCGGCGAGTTCGACAACACGCTGGTCATGGTGGTCTCCGACAACGGCGCGAGCGCCGAGGGCGGGGTCACCGGCACCACCAACGAGCTGCAGTTCTTCAACAACGCGCCGGAGTCGCTGGAGGAGAGTCTGGCGCGGATCGACGAGATCGGCGGCCCGACCACGTTCAACCACTACCCGTGGGGCTGGACCTGGGCGGGCAACACCCCGTTCCGGCGGTGGAAGCGGGAGACCTACCGCGGCGGCGTCAGCGACCCCTTCCTGGTCCACTGGCCCGCGGGCATCAAGGCCCGCGGCGAGATCCGCCACCAGTTCGCGCACATCATCGACATGGTCCCGACCGTGCTCGACGTGTTGGGCATCGAGCCGCCCGCCACCATCCGCGGGGTCACCCAGTCGCCCCTGCACGGGGTCAGCTTCGCGCACACCTTCGACGATCCTGCCGCCCCGACCCGCCACCGTACTCAGTACTACGAGATGTTCGGCCACCGGGCGATCGACCATGACGGCTGGCGCGCGGTCTGCCCCTGGCCCGGCCCCAACTTCGCCGAGGCCGAACGTCCGTTCGGCACCCCGATCACCATGGCGGACCTGGACGACCTCGACGCCCACCACTGGGAGCTGTACCACGTCGAGGAGGACGTCGCCGAGACCACGAATCTCGCCGAGGAGCACCGCAGCAAACTGATCGAGATGATCGCCCTGTGGTACGTGGAGGCCGGCCGGTACAACGTGCTGCCGATCGACGGCAGCGCCCTCGAGCGCCTGATGCTCGAGCGCCCGCAGATCACCGAGGACCGCACCAGCTACACCTTCCGGCCCGACACCCAGGTCCTGCCGGCCGCCGTCGCCCCCCGGGTCCTGAACCGCCCGCACAGCGTCACCGCCGACGTGGAGATCCCGCCCGGCGGCGCGGAGGGCGTCCTGCTCTGCCAGGGCACCAACGCCGGTGGCTGGACCCTCTACGTCAAGGACAACCACCTGCACTACGCCCACAACTACGTCCAGCGCACCCTGCACCACGTGGCCTCCACCGAGCCGCTGCCCGAGGGCCGGCACGCGCTGCGCTTCGAGTTCGAACCCACCGGAGCCCCGGACATCGCCCACGGCAAGGGCGCACCCGGCCGCGCCCAGCTGTACGTCGACGGCCGCCTGGTCGGCGAGACCGAGATGCCGTTCACCACCCCGGTCGCCTTCAACCCCGGCGGGATGTGCTGCGGCGCCAACCCCGGCTCCGCCGTCACCCCCGACTACCGAGCGCCGTTCCGCTTCAGCGGCACCCTGCACAGCGTCACCGTCGACATGTCCGGCGACCTGATCGTCGACGCCCCCAGCGAGATGCGCATGCACATGGCCCGCCAGTGA
- a CDS encoding amidohydrolase encodes MIIDAHHHIWDLTARQQDWIAGDRLAPLARSFSVADLEPGARAAGVTSTVAVQTVCVPEETPELLAVAAGSDLVAGVVGWTDLTAPDVADTLAALREGPGGEHLVAIRHQVQEEPDPRWLLRQDVRRGLLAVAAAGLAYDLVVKPHHLPAAIAAAASLTELTFVLDHLGKPPVATGPLHPWADDLRRLAALPNTACKLSGLLTEATAHTWRIEDLRPYADTALDAFGPQRLMFGSDWPVSTLEADYADVVRITERLTQALSPDEKDAVFRRTAARVYTLPLP; translated from the coding sequence GTGATCATCGACGCGCACCACCACATCTGGGACCTGACGGCCCGACAGCAGGACTGGATCGCCGGCGACAGGCTCGCACCCCTCGCCCGCTCCTTCTCCGTCGCCGACCTCGAACCCGGGGCCCGGGCGGCCGGGGTCACCTCCACGGTGGCGGTGCAGACCGTCTGCGTGCCCGAGGAGACACCCGAGCTACTGGCCGTGGCGGCCGGCAGCGACCTCGTCGCCGGAGTCGTCGGCTGGACGGACCTGACCGCGCCCGACGTCGCCGACACCCTCGCCGCCCTCCGTGAAGGACCCGGCGGAGAGCACCTGGTCGCCATCCGCCACCAGGTGCAGGAAGAACCCGACCCCCGGTGGCTGCTGCGCCAGGACGTCCGGCGCGGCCTGCTCGCGGTCGCCGCGGCCGGCCTCGCCTACGACCTCGTCGTCAAGCCGCACCACCTGCCCGCCGCGATCGCCGCGGCGGCGAGCCTGACCGAGCTGACCTTCGTCCTCGACCACCTGGGCAAACCCCCCGTCGCGACCGGACCGCTCCACCCCTGGGCGGACGACCTGCGCCGGCTGGCAGCGCTCCCCAACACCGCCTGCAAGCTCTCCGGCCTGCTCACCGAAGCCACTGCGCACACCTGGCGGATCGAGGACCTGCGCCCCTACGCCGACACCGCGCTGGACGCCTTCGGCCCGCAGCGTCTGATGTTCGGCTCCGACTGGCCCGTATCGACCCTGGAGGCCGACTACGCAGACGTCGTCCGGATCACCGAGCGGCTCACGCAGGCACTGAGCCCGGACGAGAAGGACGCCGTCTTCCGCCGCACCGCCGCCCGCGTCTACACCCTGCCCCTGCCGTAG
- a CDS encoding L-rhamnose mutarotase, with the protein MRVALHTRVRPDRIEEYEAAHREVPAELTAAIRAAGVTSWTIWRSGTDLFHLLDADDYAAVLAALEALPVNIAWQARMADLLDVVHDYSADGGAAALPVIWQL; encoded by the coding sequence ATGAGAGTCGCCCTGCACACCCGCGTCCGCCCCGACCGCATCGAGGAGTACGAGGCCGCCCACCGCGAGGTCCCGGCGGAGCTCACCGCCGCCATCCGCGCAGCCGGGGTCACCTCCTGGACCATCTGGCGCTCCGGCACCGACCTCTTCCACCTGCTGGACGCCGACGACTACGCCGCCGTGCTCGCCGCACTGGAGGCACTGCCGGTCAACATCGCCTGGCAGGCACGGATGGCCGACCTGCTGGACGTCGTCCACGACTACTCCGCCGACGGCGGGGCCGCCGCACTCCCGGTGATCTGGCAGCTGTGA
- a CDS encoding lactate utilization protein C, producing the protein MSSRENVLGRIRAALTDVPTTESPQDVPVPRDYRRSHAEGDLVDLFAERVADYRATVVRADVTQAAEVIGRTIAGRGLTRAVVPDGFPPQWLPAGDRTWLRDDPPLGVARLDAVGAVLTTAALGIAVTGTIVLDAGPGQGRRALTLLPDYHLCVVRAEQIVGDVPEALARLDPARPLTFVSGPSATSDIELDRVEGVHGPRTLDVLILTETS; encoded by the coding sequence ATGAGCAGCCGCGAGAACGTACTCGGTCGGATCAGGGCCGCGCTGACGGACGTACCCACCACCGAGAGTCCGCAGGACGTTCCCGTACCTCGCGACTACCGGCGCAGCCACGCCGAGGGCGACCTCGTCGACCTGTTCGCCGAACGGGTCGCCGACTACCGCGCCACCGTGGTGCGGGCGGACGTCACGCAGGCCGCCGAGGTGATCGGCCGCACCATCGCCGGACGCGGGCTGACCCGGGCCGTGGTGCCGGACGGCTTCCCGCCGCAGTGGCTTCCCGCCGGCGACCGGACCTGGCTGCGCGACGATCCGCCGCTGGGCGTCGCCCGACTCGACGCCGTCGGCGCCGTGCTGACCACGGCCGCGCTCGGCATCGCCGTCACCGGCACCATCGTGCTCGACGCCGGGCCCGGCCAGGGCCGGCGGGCCCTGACACTGCTGCCCGACTACCACCTGTGCGTCGTCCGAGCGGAGCAGATCGTCGGCGACGTCCCCGAAGCCCTCGCCCGGCTCGACCCGGCGCGACCACTGACCTTCGTCTCCGGTCCGTCCGCCACCAGCGACATCGAGCTCGACCGGGTCGAAGGAGTGCACGGTCCCCGTACCCTCGACGTCCTCATCCTCACGGAGACCTCATGA
- a CDS encoding lactate utilization protein B: MSGTMDGRGVVFLGSPAFPDAARTALADTRLRTNLRRATTTIRDKRLQVTGELDDWEDLRAAGEAVKRRTLRHLDVHLLRLEESVTRAGGVVHWAADAAEANRIVTELVRATGGRDDETREVVKIKSMATQEIGLNEALAEAGIAAYETDLAELIVQLADDRPSHILVPAIHLGRAEIRDLFATEMARWGRPAPEGLTDDPAALAEAARLHLREKFLRAKVAVSGANFACADTGTVAVVESEGNGRMCLTLPETLITVMGIEKVLPSWRDLEVFLQLLPRSSTGERMNPYTSMWTGVTPGDGPRAFHLVLLDNGRSDTLADTVGRQALNCIRCSACLNVCPVYERTGGHAYGSVYPGPIGAVLTPQLVGVEHAASLPFASTLCGACYDACPVKINIPEVLTHLRAEVVEAKRAGRRLPSPEALAMKAATAVLVSPARLGYAQRAAALGGRALARRGRIGRLPGPFRGWSDSRDTPAPPTESFRTWWRKNREGEQG, translated from the coding sequence ATGAGCGGCACCATGGACGGCCGCGGCGTGGTCTTCCTCGGCAGCCCGGCCTTCCCCGATGCCGCCCGCACCGCGCTCGCGGACACCCGACTGCGGACCAACCTCCGCAGGGCGACCACCACCATCCGCGACAAGCGCCTCCAGGTCACCGGGGAGCTGGACGACTGGGAGGACCTGCGGGCCGCCGGCGAGGCCGTCAAGCGGCGGACACTGCGCCATCTCGACGTCCATCTCCTGCGGTTGGAGGAGTCGGTGACCCGGGCGGGCGGCGTGGTGCACTGGGCCGCCGACGCCGCCGAGGCGAACCGGATCGTCACCGAGCTGGTCCGGGCCACCGGCGGCCGTGACGACGAAACGCGTGAGGTCGTCAAGATCAAGTCCATGGCCACCCAGGAGATCGGGCTCAACGAGGCCCTCGCCGAGGCCGGCATCGCCGCGTACGAGACCGACCTGGCCGAGCTGATCGTCCAGCTCGCCGACGACCGCCCCTCGCACATCCTCGTCCCGGCGATCCACCTGGGCCGCGCCGAGATCCGCGACCTGTTCGCCACCGAGATGGCCCGCTGGGGCCGCCCCGCACCCGAAGGGCTCACCGATGACCCGGCGGCGCTCGCCGAGGCGGCCCGGCTGCACCTGCGGGAGAAGTTCCTCCGCGCGAAGGTCGCGGTGTCGGGAGCCAACTTCGCCTGTGCGGACACCGGCACCGTCGCCGTCGTGGAGTCCGAGGGCAACGGGCGGATGTGCCTGACCCTGCCCGAGACGCTGATCACGGTCATGGGCATCGAGAAGGTGCTGCCGAGCTGGCGCGACCTGGAGGTCTTCCTCCAGCTGCTCCCGCGCTCCTCCACCGGCGAGCGGATGAACCCGTACACGTCCATGTGGACCGGCGTCACCCCGGGTGACGGACCGCGCGCCTTCCACCTCGTCCTGCTCGACAACGGGCGCAGCGACACCCTGGCCGACACCGTCGGCCGCCAGGCGCTGAACTGCATCCGCTGCTCCGCCTGCCTCAACGTCTGTCCCGTCTACGAGCGCACCGGCGGCCACGCCTACGGCTCCGTCTACCCGGGGCCGATCGGCGCGGTACTCACCCCGCAACTGGTCGGTGTGGAGCACGCGGCCTCGCTGCCGTTCGCCTCCACGCTCTGCGGGGCCTGTTACGACGCCTGCCCTGTGAAGATCAACATTCCCGAGGTCCTCACGCATCTGCGGGCCGAGGTGGTCGAGGCCAAGCGCGCGGGCCGCCGCCTGCCGAGCCCGGAGGCGCTGGCCATGAAGGCCGCCACCGCCGTCCTCGTCTCGCCCGCCCGGCTCGGGTACGCCCAGCGGGCGGCCGCGCTCGGTGGCCGGGCGCTCGCCCGGCGCGGCCGGATCGGACGGCTGCCCGGACCGTTCCGCGGCTGGTCCGACAGCCGCGACACGCCCGCACCGCCGACCGAGTCGTTCCGCACCTGGTGGCGCAAGAACCGTGAGGGAGAGCAGGGATGA
- a CDS encoding (Fe-S)-binding protein — protein sequence MRIALFITCFNDTLFPDTGKAVVHLLERLGHTVEFPPSQTCCGQMHFNTGYRPEAMPLVAGFVRTFGGYDAVVTPSASCAGMVRDSHPVLADQYGDDQLRREVGELVPKVHEFTEFLTDVLGVTDVGAAFPHRVAYHPTCHSLRGLRLGDRPERLLRAVRGLELVDLERPDSCCGFGGTFAVKNADTSAAMLADKTGEVTSTGADVLCAADNSCLMHIGGGLSRQGSAVRTMHLAEILASTEGDPR from the coding sequence ATGCGCATCGCCCTCTTCATCACCTGCTTCAACGACACGCTCTTCCCCGACACCGGCAAGGCCGTCGTCCACCTCCTGGAGCGGCTCGGCCACACCGTCGAGTTCCCCCCGTCCCAGACCTGCTGCGGGCAGATGCACTTCAACACCGGCTACCGGCCGGAAGCGATGCCGCTGGTGGCCGGCTTCGTGCGCACGTTCGGCGGATACGACGCGGTGGTGACCCCGTCGGCGTCCTGCGCCGGCATGGTCCGGGACAGCCACCCGGTACTCGCCGACCAGTACGGCGACGACCAGCTGCGGCGCGAGGTCGGCGAACTGGTGCCCAAGGTCCACGAGTTCACCGAGTTCCTGACCGACGTCCTCGGAGTGACCGACGTCGGCGCCGCCTTCCCGCACCGCGTCGCCTACCACCCGACCTGCCACTCCCTGCGCGGGCTGCGGCTGGGCGACCGGCCCGAACGGCTGCTGCGCGCGGTGCGCGGCCTGGAGCTGGTCGACCTGGAACGGCCCGACTCCTGCTGCGGCTTCGGCGGGACGTTCGCCGTCAAGAACGCGGACACCTCCGCCGCCATGCTCGCCGACAAGACGGGCGAGGTCACCTCGACGGGCGCGGACGTGCTGTGCGCGGCGGACAACTCCTGCCTGATGCACATCGGCGGCGGACTCTCCCGCCAGGGCTCGGCGGTACGGACCATGCATCTGGCCGAGATCCTGGCATCCACCGAAGGGGACCCGCGATGA